A stretch of DNA from Rhodoluna sp. KAS3:
TCCATCCGGGAGCGACGCGTCAACGAATGGTGATGACCGGTCCAGCCTTCGGCCAGTTGAGCGCAGCATTCTCTCAATGACGTTCCTGAGTTGGTCATCGGTGAATTCAACCGAGTGCGTCTCAGGCCTGCCACCCCTTGCGCAATGGATCTCTCCCGGTCGGTTAATCCAAACCTCTTCAATCCCATCGTCTGACAGGAAATCCTGCAGAAAACCGAACCCAAAGAGTTCATGGCTAGCTCGGGTGGCTAACCATGATTCTTGACTAACCAAAGCTGGCTCTGCCTCAATTAGTTCATCCAGCGCTAATTCGAGCGCTTGATCTGCGGGAAGACTGTTTTCGTGCGCAAGCAATCGGGCTTTTGACCCGATTTTCTCAACGATTGAGCTCACTTTTACTCCGATTTTGGATGGCTGCTCAATATTTATTGACTTTTTTTGCGATTACCGAAGTTATCCACAGAGACTATCCCTTATGCTTATAAGGCATGCGGGAGTGGCGAAATTGGCAGACGCACTGGATTTAGGTTCCAGCGCCGCGAGGCGTGTGGGTTCAAGTCCCACCTTCCGCACCAGCTAGAACAGCCGGACAAGTTTTTACTTGGTCCGGCTTTTTCTTTTAACTGCTCTGGCTTCTGCTTTTTAGCGGCTGTGGATTTTATTGGCGCGAACGTAATCGGCTATCAATACGGCAAATGCCACCGTGTGAACAATTACCACTAGCCAGACAACCCATTCGAGCCTCGCCCAATCGGCTGGCATCCGCACCCACTCAATTCCTAGTGAAGCCGGGTCGGCTGCCCTCGGACTGACCAATGCGGCCACTGGGGAAAACAAACCGTGACCGGCTGAAGCCGAAGCCTGGACCTGAGCGTTGTACACCTGGAGGTTTGCGGCCAGGATGGCATGAAGGTTCACCGTATTAGCCGCAGCAAGAGCCACAAGAATAAGCCGACGCCCAAGTTTTAGTGCCCAAACCAGAGCCAGGACCGCAAATGCTTGTGCCAGATACCGCTCGTGCACACGCGTCGGCAGCATAAAAAAGCCAAAAAGAAGAAGAGCAAATGCCGTCAAAACTTGTTCGGGATTATGTCGCTTGATAAGCATCCAAAAAATTCCAGCCGCCAGGAGAAGAAACAGCACAGTCCCCCAGATACCCGCTGGAATACCGAGGATTGGCAGGTTATCCATGCGCCAATAAACCGTACCGGTTTCAATTTGCTGCGCCAACGAAGGTGAACCAATCAGTGCCCATGGGTTGTACGCGTTTGCGGTGAGGACCGGGAACAGTCCGGCGGTTGCAAAATACTGATAAAGCAGTCCAAGCAGGTCACCCAGGATAGGAACGTCCCTAAGCCCACTGTTGACGTAGGACTCCATCGACCAAGGAACAGCAATCAGGGTGAACGTTAGCAAACCGGTACCGATTGTCGATGCGAATCTTCTAGCCCTTAGTTCACGATGAACAATCTGCCCAATCAGAACCGGCAGCAGGATCAGCACTACCAGCGCACCCTGCGGTTTGGTCAGGACAGCGAGGACCAAAAACACGGATGAAAGCTCGGGTTTTTTATCGATAACAAATATGACGGCCAGCAGCATAGGCAAGGCGGCTAGCGAGTCAACTTGACCCCAAATCGCTGAGACGTACCAAGTGACCGGAACAAATAGATAAAGCCCGGCAGCGATCAGGCCAATTTTGGAGCCAAACCATTTACGTCCAGCAAATGCCAGTGCTCCGGCTACTCCGAGGTCGGCAAATATAGATGGCAACTTCAGGAGAGTCCAGGTATTGACCGAACCCAAGACCTCGCCATAGGGCCGGATTTCCCTACCGAGCCACAACAGCCCCTGCAAAATGTCGGCAAAAACCGGCGGGTAATTCATGGCCGGCAAGTAGGTATAGGCGTCATAACCCCACTGGTCGATTTCAATCATCCAGTCGACGAACGTGGCAAGGTCCCACGCGAATCCTTGATTTAGAAATACGCCAAACGCCAGATACCAGCGCAAAATCAATCCGGCGGACATCAGCCCAGTAAGAATGAGCCAAAATCTGCGAATCGACATTTTGACCCCTAAACCAACCTAGATAACTGAAACAGTGTCGGAATTGTGGTCAATTGTGAAGGTGCGACCGCCACGCTTAATCACTTCAACCCCACTGCCACCCTCGGTTGCAATTCCCAACTCACTGATAATCCCAGCGAACAGGCTCTCCAACGAATCTCCGTCTAGCGAAGTAGCCAGATACCAAGACGGATGCACTTCGCCGCATCGGGCAACTGCCACCGAGTCCTTAGCTGCACCGGAGGTAAAACTTGCCAGTACCTGTGCACCACGAGCCGAGGAAACTTCTGACCAAGTTTGGGATTTCATGCCATTGCTTAGCTGAGCCACTTCGCCGGCCCTGAGAGGTGCAAATTCTTCAACGAACACTCCGAGTACATCGCGAACAAGACGCCCGCCATAACCGCCCAGCTTCACTGCATCACGCTCATTGGAGATTCCGCTGAAGTAAGAAACCACTAGGCTTCCGTGGTTGCTTGCGTACTCAATAAGCTGCGCCTCGGTGTTTTCACTAATCAGATAAAGCATCGGAGCCAGGACCACCTTGTAGCGCGACAGCTCCTCGACCGATGAATTGGGCTTAACGAAATCGACCCGTGCGCCCAACTTCCACAGTGCCGCGTACCACTCGTGAGCAACATCGGTGTATGAAAGGTTTTCAGACGGAAGGTTCTTTTGTGACAGCGCCCACCACGACTCGTAATCGAACATGATTGCGATCTCAGCCGATTCTGTTTCAGTGCCAACCAGATCAGCCAGCTCGCCGAGCTTCGAACCAAGTTCAACAACATTTCGCCAGGTTCGGCTGTCGGTCCCGGTGTGAGGAACCATTGCCGAGTGGAACTTCTCTGAGCCGCTGATTGATGCACGCCACTGGAAGAACATGGCGCCATCAGAACCGCGTGCCACGTGCGAGAGTGAGTTTTTCAGCATCTGCCCAGGCTCTTTGGCCAGGTTGTTTGGCTGCCAATTCACCGCGCTGGTTGAATGCTCCATGAGCAACCACGATTTTCCTTTGGCCCAACCACGGGTTAGGTCAGCTTCAAAGGCCAAATCGATGTGGTTCTCAGGATCTTCGGCAATCAGGTAGTGGTCGGTCGATACAAAATCAACCTCCTCTGCCCACTTCCAGTAGTTCATGAACTTGGTGTGTTTCATGGTCATAAAGTTCGTGGTGATTGGGTGAACTTCATCAATCGCACGGATAGCGTCTCGCTCCATGGTGAACAGCGCCAAAATCTCGTCATTCGAGAAACGGAAGTAGTCGAGCATCATCGATGGGTTTGGATAGGTGCCGTCCGGAGTCTGGCGCGGTGGCAAAATTTCATCCCAGTGGTGATAGCGCTGGGACCAAAAACTGGTTCCCCAGGCCTTATTCAGCTCATCTAGCGCACCGTACTTGTCACGCAGATAGCGACGCCAGGAGGCCGCGCTGACATCACAGAAACACATCGGATTGTGGCAACCGTATTCGTTATTTACGTGCCACATTTTTAGTGCCGGGTGTTGACCGTACCTTCGCGCCAACTGTTCAGCCAAAGCCTTAGCCCGTTCACGGTAAATCGGTGAGCTAGCGCAATAGGCCTGACGACCTCCGTGCGAGAGACGAGTGCCGGATTGGTTTACTGGCAAAACCTCTGGGTACTTGACTGTCAACCATGCTGGCGGCGAAGCCGTGGCGGTGGCAAGGTCAATTCCGATTCCGTTTTCGTGCATAATTTCGAAAACTTCGTCAAGCCAATCAAAGCGGTAATCACCTTCGGCAAACTCCAAATTTGCCCAGGCAAATACGCCCAGAGTCACGAGATTTACGCCTGCTTCGCGCATCAACCGCGCGTCCTCCAGCCAAACCTCTCGGCTCCACTGGTCAGGGTTGTAGTCCCCGCCGTACTGCAGTTGGCTTGGTTTGAATTGAGGCATTTTTAGACTCGCTGTACCTCTACCAAGAAGCCATTTTCTGGAGCAAGGATTGGTGGACGAACACCGATCTTTGAAAGTGCGGCACCCGACAATTCGACGCCGTCAATCCAGGTAGGCATTCCTCGCTGAACGTACTCAGGTGAACCGGCAGGCTGGACCATCTTGATTCGATAGTTGGCCTTCGGGTCAAGACCCTCTAGGCGCAGTGCGGTAGGTGTCATACCTGGAATCGCACGAAGAGTCACGTAGGCAAAAATTGCCTTGGACTTATCCTGCGAGACCACGCCGTGAACAAATGAGCTGTCGTCAGGTTGCTCAACACGAATCATTTTTCCGGTGTGTAGCAGCGATCGGTTGGCCTTGTAGTAGCTTGCCCAACTCTTTAGTGCAGCGCGCTCTTCAGGAGTGGTTTCAGTGACATCCCACTCGATTCCAGCGTGGCCAAATAGAGCCGAAATAGCGCGGAACGACAGCGAGTGGGTGCGATGAGTGGTGTGCGAGTGGGTCGGCCCGATGTGAGATCCGAGCATCTCAGGTGGAATCGCAAACTGGGTGTATCGCTGAATGTATTGACGCTCCAGTGCATCATTGCAGTCACTGGTCCAGAAACGGTCAGCGTGTTCGACCATACCGAGGTCAATACGGCCACCGCCAGACGAACAAGATTCAATTTCTAGGCCAGGGTGGTTGGCTTTCAATTGGTCAAACAGGCGGTAAATTGCCTTGGTCTGCTCGCGAACAGCAGCCTGACCAAGGTGAGCGGCCTCGATCAAGGGGCGGTTGTGATCCCACTTGATGTAGGCAATGTCATACTCGCTGAGAATTGCATCAACCTGCCCGAATACGTGGTCGTAAGCACCCTGGTGAGTAAGGTCAAGTACCTGCTGAAATCTACCCTCAGGCGGCACTCGGTCGCCAACGTGCAAAATCCACTCTGGGTGCGCGCGGTAAAGGTCTGAATCTGGGTTGACCATTTCTCCTTCAAACCAGAGCCCAAATTCCATTCCGCGTGACTTCACAACGTCGATGAGCGGCTTCAAACCATTCGGCCAAACATCCTTAGAAACCACCCAGTCCCCCAAGCCTGAGTGGTCGTCGCGTCGAGATCCAAACCAGCCGTCGTCCAGAACAAATCGTTCAACACCGATTTCCTGCGCAACGTCAGCAAGTTGCTCCAGCTTCTCAAGATTGTGGTTGAAGTAAACCGCCTCCCACACATTCAGAGTCAATGGACGTGGGCGAACATTACTTGGGTGGGTCGGGCGCGAGCGCAACCAGCGGTAGTGGCGATCGGTGATGCCATCAACACCCTCGCCTGAGTAGCTGGCCACAACAGTCGGAGCCTCATAGATCTCTCCTGCAGCCAGGATGACTTCACCCGGCAGCAAAAGCTCGCCGGCACCCATGGTGGTGCGGCCAGTTGGCTGGCGCTCCACTAGGTGACGGGTGTTTCCGCTCCACTGCAGACCAAGAGAGAAAACCTCGCCGCGCTGGTAGTCAGCGTCTTTGGTCATGGCCAACTGGACGATTGTGTAGTCATGGCCAGTGCGACCTTCGCGAATTTCGCGGGCCCAGGTTCCGACCTGAATCTCGCGTCGCTGAGGCTGACGCTCCTTGACCCATCGGCCGGTAAAGTCAACGGTCTCCGAAACGTAATCCGGGATTGGCAACCAGGTGGTTAGCTCGCCTAGCGAGAAGGAAGTGGTGCCAAGGTTTTTGATGGTCTGAGAAATTTTTAGGATGCCCGAGGCGCCCAATTCGAAGTTGGCTGTTACCTCAAGGCCCGCGGCAAGATCTGCGCTTCGAACAAATAGAGTGTTTTCGCCCGCCGAAACTTCGGTGATGTCAAACATTTGTGACCAGTCCTGGCCATCGCGGTGCCCCTGCACTGCTGGGCGGCCTAGGTAGCCACGAGAATTCTCACGCCAGATGCCTGGGTTCTGAAATGCATCCAAATCTGAGTGAGGTAAACCCTCCTGCATCGCGCTCAAAAGACTCTTGGCATCGATGGCGCTGCCGAGGTCAGCACCCCAGTGCAACACCACAGGCCTGCCGGTAGACAAATCAATAATTACTGAGACGCCGTCGGCTGAAAGAGTGTAAAAAGTTTGAGCGGT
This window harbors:
- a CDS encoding alpha-galactosidase, whose translation is MTAQTFYTLSADGVSVIIDLSTGRPVVLHWGADLGSAIDAKSLLSAMQEGLPHSDLDAFQNPGIWRENSRGYLGRPAVQGHRDGQDWSQMFDITEVSAGENTLFVRSADLAAGLEVTANFELGASGILKISQTIKNLGTTSFSLGELTTWLPIPDYVSETVDFTGRWVKERQPQRREIQVGTWAREIREGRTGHDYTIVQLAMTKDADYQRGEVFSLGLQWSGNTRHLVERQPTGRTTMGAGELLLPGEVILAAGEIYEAPTVVASYSGEGVDGITDRHYRWLRSRPTHPSNVRPRPLTLNVWEAVYFNHNLEKLEQLADVAQEIGVERFVLDDGWFGSRRDDHSGLGDWVVSKDVWPNGLKPLIDVVKSRGMEFGLWFEGEMVNPDSDLYRAHPEWILHVGDRVPPEGRFQQVLDLTHQGAYDHVFGQVDAILSEYDIAYIKWDHNRPLIEAAHLGQAAVREQTKAIYRLFDQLKANHPGLEIESCSSGGGRIDLGMVEHADRFWTSDCNDALERQYIQRYTQFAIPPEMLGSHIGPTHSHTTHRTHSLSFRAISALFGHAGIEWDVTETTPEERAALKSWASYYKANRSLLHTGKMIRVEQPDDSSFVHGVVSQDKSKAIFAYVTLRAIPGMTPTALRLEGLDPKANYRIKMVQPAGSPEYVQRGMPTWIDGVELSGAALSKIGVRPPILAPENGFLVEVQRV
- a CDS encoding beta-galactosidase, whose protein sequence is MPQFKPSQLQYGGDYNPDQWSREVWLEDARLMREAGVNLVTLGVFAWANLEFAEGDYRFDWLDEVFEIMHENGIGIDLATATASPPAWLTVKYPEVLPVNQSGTRLSHGGRQAYCASSPIYRERAKALAEQLARRYGQHPALKMWHVNNEYGCHNPMCFCDVSAASWRRYLRDKYGALDELNKAWGTSFWSQRYHHWDEILPPRQTPDGTYPNPSMMLDYFRFSNDEILALFTMERDAIRAIDEVHPITTNFMTMKHTKFMNYWKWAEEVDFVSTDHYLIAEDPENHIDLAFEADLTRGWAKGKSWLLMEHSTSAVNWQPNNLAKEPGQMLKNSLSHVARGSDGAMFFQWRASISGSEKFHSAMVPHTGTDSRTWRNVVELGSKLGELADLVGTETESAEIAIMFDYESWWALSQKNLPSENLSYTDVAHEWYAALWKLGARVDFVKPNSSVEELSRYKVVLAPMLYLISENTEAQLIEYASNHGSLVVSYFSGISNERDAVKLGGYGGRLVRDVLGVFVEEFAPLRAGEVAQLSNGMKSQTWSEVSSARGAQVLASFTSGAAKDSVAVARCGEVHPSWYLATSLDGDSLESLFAGIISELGIATEGGSGVEVIKRGGRTFTIDHNSDTVSVI